In the Streptomyces sp. cg36 genome, one interval contains:
- a CDS encoding MBL fold metallo-hydrolase: MTYSGTVKVGGPADVHELADLMISKVAVGPMNNNAYLLRCRATGEQLLIDAAAEPATLLTLIGDDGIAAVVTTHRHDDHWQALAEVVAATGARTYAGRHDAEGIPVPTDVPVEDGDTVRVGRVELTARHLVGHTPGSIALVYDDPHGHPHVFTGDCLFPGGVGNTRKDPQAFASLIHDVETKLFAPLPDETWVYPGHGDDTTLGEERPKLPEWHARGW; encoded by the coding sequence ATGACGTACAGCGGAACGGTCAAGGTCGGCGGTCCGGCGGATGTGCACGAGCTCGCCGACCTCATGATCTCCAAGGTCGCGGTGGGCCCGATGAACAACAACGCGTACCTGCTGCGCTGCCGGGCCACCGGCGAGCAACTGCTGATCGACGCGGCGGCCGAGCCCGCGACCCTGCTGACGCTGATCGGTGACGACGGCATCGCCGCCGTCGTCACCACCCACCGCCACGACGACCACTGGCAGGCGCTCGCCGAGGTCGTGGCCGCCACGGGCGCGCGCACGTACGCGGGCCGCCACGACGCCGAGGGCATCCCCGTGCCGACGGACGTCCCCGTCGAGGACGGCGACACCGTCCGCGTCGGCCGGGTGGAGCTCACCGCCCGGCACCTGGTCGGCCACACGCCCGGCTCGATCGCCCTGGTCTACGACGACCCGCACGGCCATCCGCACGTGTTCACCGGCGACTGCCTCTTCCCGGGCGGCGTCGGCAACACCCGGAAGGACCCGCAGGCGTTCGCCAGCCTGATCCACGACGTCGAGACCAAGCTCTTCGCCCCCCTGCCGGACGAGACCTGGGTCTACCCCGGCCACGGCGACGACACCACGCTCGGCGAGGAGCGCCCCAAGCTCCCGGAGTGGCACGCCCGGGGCTGGTAG
- a CDS encoding DnaJ C-terminal domain-containing protein, whose protein sequence is MGPAEKSGDRTGRDPEGGPARRERWSDGPGSRDALLIATGEYDDPALRTLRSPGQDCRGLAEVLGHPDIGAFRTEQLRDRPAHQVARALEGFFRDRGRDDLLLLHLSGHGIKDDDGHLYFAARDTDRGLPASTAIPAAFLHDRMERCRARTIVVLLDCCYSGAFLPGSKGDDQVHVREELSGHGRVVLTATNRIEYAWEGERPDTAAPQPSRFTGALIEGLRSGAADLDGDGRITVTELYDYVYERLRRSGVRQTPRMWADVEYRVVLARVAEVAPVSAPPPEVRPAEVLSPGVPPPPASPPRSGPERSRRTGQDALLRLDLTLEETVFGATKEIRFDTAVVCPVCRGLAVARHMCARCGGEGRVREVRTLALRIPAGVENGTRLLLRGKGEAGKGGGPAGDLYVEVHERPDARFRRRGDDLHSTHRIPRELAESGGQTRIDTLDGPRTVLVPAGTVGGRTLRLRRLGVQRPGSPGRGSLLVRLEVDE, encoded by the coding sequence GTGGGCCCCGCCGAGAAGAGCGGCGACCGCACCGGACGCGACCCGGAGGGCGGACCGGCGAGACGGGAGCGGTGGAGCGACGGCCCGGGGAGCCGGGACGCCCTGCTCATCGCCACCGGCGAGTACGACGACCCGGCGCTGCGCACCCTGCGTTCCCCCGGGCAGGACTGCCGGGGCCTCGCCGAGGTCCTGGGGCACCCGGACATCGGCGCCTTCCGCACCGAGCAGCTGCGGGACCGCCCGGCCCATCAGGTGGCCCGCGCCCTGGAGGGGTTCTTCCGCGACCGGGGCCGCGACGACCTGCTGCTGCTCCATCTGTCCGGCCACGGCATCAAGGACGACGACGGGCACCTCTACTTCGCGGCCCGCGACACCGACCGGGGCCTGCCCGCCTCCACCGCGATCCCCGCCGCCTTCCTGCACGACCGGATGGAGCGCTGCCGCGCCCGCACCATCGTGGTGCTGCTCGACTGCTGCTACAGCGGCGCCTTCCTGCCGGGCTCCAAGGGCGACGACCAGGTGCACGTGCGCGAGGAGCTCTCCGGCCACGGCAGGGTGGTCCTGACGGCCACCAACCGCATCGAGTACGCGTGGGAGGGCGAGCGGCCGGACACGGCGGCCCCGCAGCCCTCCCGGTTCACCGGCGCCCTCATCGAGGGCCTGCGCAGCGGCGCGGCCGACCTGGACGGCGACGGCCGCATCACGGTCACCGAGCTCTACGACTACGTGTACGAGCGGCTGCGGCGCAGCGGGGTGCGGCAGACGCCGAGGATGTGGGCCGACGTCGAGTACCGGGTCGTCCTCGCGCGCGTGGCGGAAGTCGCGCCCGTGAGCGCCCCGCCCCCGGAGGTCCGGCCCGCGGAGGTCCTGTCGCCGGGCGTCCCGCCGCCGCCCGCGAGTCCGCCGCGTTCCGGGCCCGAGCGGTCCCGCAGGACGGGCCAGGACGCGCTGCTCCGCCTGGACCTCACCCTGGAGGAGACCGTCTTCGGCGCCACCAAGGAGATCCGGTTCGACACCGCGGTGGTCTGTCCGGTCTGCCGGGGGCTGGCGGTGGCCCGGCACATGTGCGCGCGGTGCGGTGGCGAGGGCCGCGTCCGGGAGGTCCGGACGCTCGCGCTGCGGATCCCGGCGGGCGTCGAGAACGGCACCCGGCTGCTGCTGCGCGGCAAGGGCGAGGCGGGCAAGGGCGGCGGACCGGCCGGCGACCTCTACGTCGAGGTCCACGAACGGCCGGACGCGCGGTTCCGGCGGCGGGGCGACGACCTGCACAGCACCCACCGCATCCCGCGCGAACTCGCCGAGTCCGGCGGCCAGACCCGTATCGACACCCTGGACGGGCCGCGCACGGTGCTGGTGCCCGCGGGCACCGTCGGCGGCCGGACGCTGCGGCTGCGGCGGCTCGGGGTGCAGCGCCCGGGGAGCCCCGGGCGCGGCAGTCTGCTCGTACGCCTGGAAGTGGACGAGTAG
- a CDS encoding maleylpyruvate isomerase family mycothiol-dependent enzyme has product MIDHAHDLAAVQEATDRLLTAAAALDNAALAGPSRLPGWSRGHVLAHLARNADALVNVLGGRPMYESGEARDADIARDATRPLDVHLADLRDSADRFRAEGARPADWSRTVELRNGVLDEAARIPFRRLIEVELHHVDLGVGYELEDLPDEFVRREIQFLADRFAGNAAVPPTTLTGNNGHSLSTGGDQGAPVTVGGPPWDLLGWLAGRRDGSALKVTGGPLPALPPL; this is encoded by the coding sequence ATGATTGATCATGCGCACGACCTGGCAGCTGTACAGGAAGCCACCGACCGGCTGCTCACCGCAGCCGCCGCACTGGACAACGCGGCACTCGCCGGGCCGTCACGGCTTCCGGGCTGGAGCCGCGGCCACGTCCTCGCCCACCTGGCCCGCAACGCGGACGCGCTCGTCAACGTCCTGGGCGGACGGCCCATGTACGAGAGCGGCGAGGCCCGGGACGCCGACATCGCGCGCGACGCGACGCGCCCGCTCGACGTCCACCTCGCCGACCTGCGCGACAGCGCGGACCGCTTCCGGGCGGAGGGCGCCCGCCCCGCCGACTGGAGCCGGACGGTCGAGCTCCGCAACGGCGTCCTGGACGAGGCCGCCCGCATCCCCTTCCGCCGGCTGATCGAGGTCGAGCTGCACCACGTCGACCTGGGCGTCGGCTACGAACTGGAGGACCTGCCGGACGAGTTCGTCCGGCGCGAGATCCAGTTCCTGGCCGACCGGTTCGCGGGCAACGCCGCGGTCCCCCCGACCACCCTCACCGGCAACAACGGCCACAGCCTGAGCACCGGCGGCGACCAGGGCGCCCCGGTGACCGTCGGCGGCCCCCCGTGGGACCTGCTGGGCTGGCTCGCCGGGCGCAGGGACGGCTCCGCCCTGAAGGTCACCGGCGGGCCGCTGCCCGCCCTGCCGCCCCTGTAG